The Gemmatimonadota bacterium genome has a segment encoding these proteins:
- a CDS encoding CoA-acylating methylmalonate-semialdehyde dehydrogenase, which produces MHDQESNGCPLFIGGNWTGAVDVATEPVFNPSDGSVIARTPMCGASEVDAAVRAAREALPGWSTTPVVDRARILFRYVHLLETHFEDLSRLVTREHGKTLEEARGSVRRGIEVVEFACGAPTLLMGDALEEIASGIDCDTIRQPVGVCAGITPFNFPAMVPMWMYPIAIVCGNTFVLKPSEKVPLTAIRLVELLQKAGLPPGVMNLVHGGVDVVNALCTHPGIDAVSFVGSSPVARHVYQTATAHGKRVQSAGGAKNYMVILPDADPEFTVDALIGSVYGCAGERCMAGSVAVTVDDAARRVLPPLREALDGMKVGPTDRDPDVDMGPVVTRQHLDKVHGYIASGLSDGASLYRDGRGVKVPETPDGFYLGPTIFDGASTGMKIVREEIFGPVLSVIRTDSLDKGIEACNQSGFGNAAVLFTGDGGAARTFRNRVSAGMVGINVGVPAPMAFFPFSGWNGSFFGDLHIQGKEGFAFYTRQKVTMSRWA; this is translated from the coding sequence ATGCATGATCAGGAATCAAACGGATGTCCACTGTTTATCGGCGGAAACTGGACCGGCGCGGTAGACGTGGCTACGGAACCGGTATTCAATCCATCGGACGGCAGCGTGATCGCGAGGACACCCATGTGCGGCGCTTCCGAAGTCGATGCCGCGGTTCGAGCCGCCCGGGAAGCCCTTCCCGGCTGGTCGACCACGCCGGTCGTGGACAGGGCCAGGATACTCTTCCGGTACGTGCATCTGCTCGAAACGCACTTCGAGGACCTTTCCCGGCTGGTCACGCGGGAGCACGGTAAGACCCTGGAGGAAGCCCGCGGCTCCGTACGGAGGGGTATCGAGGTCGTGGAGTTCGCCTGCGGAGCGCCGACGCTGCTCATGGGCGACGCACTGGAAGAGATCGCCAGCGGGATCGACTGCGACACTATCCGGCAGCCCGTGGGCGTCTGCGCGGGGATCACGCCCTTCAACTTCCCCGCGATGGTGCCCATGTGGATGTATCCCATCGCCATCGTGTGCGGAAACACCTTCGTGCTCAAGCCGTCGGAGAAGGTGCCGCTGACCGCTATCCGGCTCGTGGAGCTCCTGCAGAAAGCCGGACTGCCACCCGGCGTGATGAACCTCGTGCACGGCGGCGTGGACGTGGTCAATGCCCTCTGCACCCATCCGGGCATCGACGCGGTTTCCTTCGTCGGATCATCGCCCGTGGCCCGGCACGTCTACCAGACCGCAACGGCCCACGGCAAGCGCGTGCAGTCGGCCGGCGGCGCCAAGAACTACATGGTCATCCTGCCCGATGCGGATCCGGAATTCACGGTGGACGCCCTGATAGGATCGGTGTACGGCTGCGCCGGGGAGCGGTGCATGGCCGGCAGCGTGGCAGTGACGGTGGATGACGCGGCCCGGCGCGTGCTGCCTCCGTTGCGCGAAGCGCTGGACGGGATGAAAGTCGGCCCGACGGACCGGGATCCCGATGTGGACATGGGGCCGGTGGTTACCCGGCAGCACCTCGACAAGGTGCACGGATACATCGCCTCTGGGCTGTCGGACGGCGCTTCGCTCTACCGGGACGGCCGGGGGGTAAAAGTGCCGGAAACGCCGGATGGATTCTACCTGGGTCCCACGATATTCGACGGAGCGTCCACCGGCATGAAGATCGTCCGCGAGGAGATCTTCGGTCCGGTCCTCTCCGTGATCCGCACGGACAGCCTTGACAAAGGCATCGAAGCCTGCAACCAGAGCGGTTTCGGCAACGCCGCGGTCCTGTTCACGGGTGATGGAGGGGCCGCCCGGACGTTCAGGAATCGGGTCAGCGCCGGGATGGTGGGCATCAACGTGGGCGTGCCGGCCCCCATGGCGTTCTTCCCGTTCTCGGGCTGGAACGGCTCGTTCTTCGGCGACCTGCACATCCAGGGCAAGGAAGGGTTCGCCTTCTATACGCGGCAGAAGGTCACCATGAGCCGGTGGGCGTGA
- a CDS encoding carbohydrate ABC transporter permease: MRNPVRTTITYVLLILLTVLVLTPLFWVVSASFKPSGEIFSYPPTFLPQDPTLENFTRLFQEMPIVQYVVNSTFLATSHTLLLLAIATMGGFAFAKYSFKGRGILFAIVLASMMIPFHLVLVPLFTLLYKFGWLDTYQGVILPYLASSGFGVFLMRQFILGVPSDLLDAARIDGTSEFGIYWRVIIPAVKPAMGALSIFGFLGAWNEFLWPMIVLRDAAKYTLPLGLASLVGVYRQEYGMLMAGTLLSILPIMALFLAMQREFVQGITLGAVKE; the protein is encoded by the coding sequence ATGAGAAACCCTGTTCGCACCACGATCACCTATGTGCTCCTGATCCTGCTGACCGTCCTGGTCCTGACGCCGCTGTTCTGGGTGGTATCGGCTTCCTTCAAGCCGTCGGGCGAGATCTTCTCCTACCCGCCCACCTTTCTGCCCCAGGACCCCACCCTCGAGAACTTCACCCGGCTGTTCCAGGAAATGCCGATCGTCCAGTACGTTGTCAACAGCACCTTCCTGGCCACCTCCCACACGCTGCTGCTCCTCGCCATCGCCACCATGGGCGGATTCGCCTTCGCCAAGTATTCGTTCAAGGGCCGCGGGATCCTCTTCGCCATCGTCCTCGCATCCATGATGATCCCCTTTCACCTGGTGCTGGTGCCCCTGTTTACCTTGCTGTACAAATTCGGGTGGCTAGACACCTACCAGGGCGTCATCCTTCCCTACCTGGCGTCCAGCGGTTTCGGCGTGTTCCTCATGCGGCAGTTCATCCTCGGCGTGCCCTCGGACCTGCTCGATGCGGCGCGGATCGACGGCACCTCCGAATTCGGTATCTACTGGCGCGTCATCATCCCGGCCGTGAAGCCGGCCATGGGCGCCCTGAGCATCTTCGGGTTCCTGGGAGCCTGGAACGAGTTCCTCTGGCCCATGATCGTGCTGCGGGACGCCGCCAAGTACACCCTGCCCCTTGGCCTGGCCAGCCTGGTGGGCGTCTACCGGCAGGAATACGGCATGCTCATGGCCGGTACGCTGCTGTCCATCCTGCCCATCATGGCTTTGTTCCTCGCGATGCAGCGGGAGTTCGTGCAGGGGATTACGCTGGGGGCGGTGAAGGAGTAG
- a CDS encoding sodium:alanine symporter family protein, which yields MENPLLEYVGNVQALVWGLPLLVLLGGTGLYLTILLKGVQFRSLWHALYLAFVRRREASAEGDISHFQALMTALAATVGTGNIAGVATAIAAGGPGALFWMWMTGLVGMATKYSEAVLSVKYRETDSKGLMRGGPMYYISNAMGWKWMGGAYALFAALAAFGIGNMTQSNSMADVLQSSFGVDPWVTGIVLMIGTGLVLIGGIKSIGRAASLIVPTMIVLYILGGLTAILMNASAIPGIFELVVTHAFTPAAAAGGFAGAMVRQAVQFGVARGIFSNESGLGSAGIAAAAAQTKDPVTQALVSMTQTFIDTLVVCTITGFTIIGTGVWLSGDTGAPLTAAAFTSGLPGGFGGYLVAVGLVLFAYSTILGWSYYGEKSVVYLLGERSALPYRTLFCLFVGVGAVSELELVWGVSDIMNGLMAFPNLVALLFLSPIVAAETRRYIGRHDA from the coding sequence ATGGAAAACCCGCTGCTTGAATACGTCGGCAACGTACAGGCCCTGGTATGGGGATTGCCCCTGCTGGTGCTGCTGGGCGGCACGGGACTCTACCTTACCATACTGCTGAAAGGCGTGCAGTTCCGCTCCCTTTGGCATGCGCTCTACCTGGCTTTCGTCAGGCGCCGGGAAGCCAGCGCCGAAGGCGATATCAGCCACTTCCAGGCCCTGATGACCGCGCTGGCGGCGACCGTTGGTACGGGGAATATCGCGGGTGTGGCCACGGCCATCGCGGCCGGGGGGCCCGGCGCGCTCTTCTGGATGTGGATGACGGGCCTGGTGGGCATGGCCACGAAATATTCGGAAGCGGTCCTGTCGGTCAAGTACCGCGAGACGGATTCGAAGGGGCTCATGAGGGGCGGCCCCATGTACTACATCTCCAACGCCATGGGCTGGAAGTGGATGGGGGGCGCCTACGCGCTGTTCGCGGCGCTCGCGGCCTTCGGCATCGGCAACATGACCCAGTCGAATTCCATGGCCGACGTGCTTCAGAGCAGCTTCGGCGTGGACCCGTGGGTCACTGGCATCGTCCTGATGATCGGCACGGGCCTGGTCCTGATCGGTGGGATCAAGAGCATCGGCCGGGCGGCCAGCCTGATCGTCCCCACGATGATCGTGCTGTACATCCTCGGCGGACTTACCGCCATCCTGATGAACGCCTCGGCGATCCCGGGCATCTTCGAGCTCGTGGTCACCCACGCCTTCACGCCCGCCGCCGCGGCCGGAGGCTTCGCGGGCGCGATGGTCCGTCAGGCGGTCCAGTTCGGCGTGGCCAGGGGCATCTTCTCCAACGAATCCGGCCTGGGCAGCGCGGGCATCGCCGCCGCGGCCGCCCAGACGAAGGATCCGGTCACACAGGCCCTGGTGTCCATGACCCAGACCTTCATAGACACCCTGGTCGTCTGCACGATCACAGGTTTCACCATCATCGGCACGGGAGTCTGGCTATCGGGCGACACAGGCGCGCCGCTCACCGCGGCGGCCTTCACCAGCGGCCTGCCGGGAGGCTTCGGGGGCTACCTGGTGGCTGTGGGCCTGGTACTGTTCGCCTACTCGACGATCCTGGGCTGGAGCTACTACGGCGAGAAATCCGTCGTATACCTGCTCGGGGAACGCTCCGCATTGCCCTATCGCACGCTGTTCTGCCTCTTCGTCGGGGTCGGCGCCGTATCGGAACTGGAACTGGTCTGGGGAGTCTCCGATATCATGAACGGCCTCATGGCCTTCCCCAACCTGGTTGCCCTGCTCTTCCTTTCTCCCATCGTCGCCGCCGAAACCCGGCGGTACATCGGCAGACATGACGCGTAG
- a CDS encoding Gfo/Idh/MocA family oxidoreductase codes for METLRIGIAGAGGMGGHHARLLSAREDVRVVSLFDTDPVAMNRMEKTLGPSVQGLNHYASLESMIDSERLDGIVIATPHTRHADQVRTSLEAGLHVLVEKPMATTTRDARDFIEYTERADRVLAVAYQRHGEGKFIKAREMIGDGVIGDVRLVHVIIAQDCLGIFSPGASWRADPALSGGGHFMDTGSHINDILLWTTSLEPKNVHAFINPEGTLVDVNTAISVEFTNGAVGNLSYTSMSPEWREEFTFYGTEGVMRFGASEPLFVHRKGEDIRLPQTPGRGKPPAENFIEAILGEAEVQAPPICGLRVVQLTEAAYKSAESGKPEAVG; via the coding sequence ATGGAAACTCTCCGTATCGGCATTGCGGGCGCCGGCGGCATGGGCGGTCATCACGCCCGGTTGCTGTCCGCTCGTGAGGACGTCCGGGTCGTGTCTCTGTTCGATACCGACCCGGTCGCCATGAACCGGATGGAAAAGACCCTGGGGCCGTCCGTGCAGGGGTTGAACCACTACGCTTCGCTCGAGTCGATGATCGACTCGGAGAGACTGGACGGGATCGTCATCGCGACCCCCCATACCCGGCACGCGGACCAGGTCCGGACCAGCCTCGAAGCGGGATTGCACGTGCTCGTTGAAAAACCCATGGCGACGACGACGCGGGACGCCCGGGACTTCATCGAATACACGGAACGGGCGGACAGGGTGCTTGCCGTTGCCTACCAGCGCCACGGTGAGGGGAAGTTCATCAAGGCCCGGGAGATGATCGGAGACGGCGTCATCGGCGATGTGCGCCTCGTCCACGTCATCATCGCCCAGGACTGCCTGGGGATCTTCAGCCCCGGCGCTTCGTGGCGCGCCGATCCCGCACTGTCCGGCGGCGGGCACTTCATGGACACGGGCAGCCACATCAATGACATCCTGTTGTGGACGACCAGCCTGGAACCAAAGAACGTCCATGCGTTCATCAACCCGGAAGGCACCCTCGTCGACGTGAATACGGCCATCTCGGTGGAGTTCACGAACGGCGCCGTCGGTAACCTGTCCTACACCTCCATGTCGCCCGAATGGCGGGAGGAATTCACCTTCTACGGCACCGAAGGCGTGATGCGTTTCGGCGCTTCCGAGCCGCTATTCGTCCACCGAAAGGGCGAGGATATCCGGCTGCCGCAGACTCCGGGCCGGGGGAAACCGCCGGCGGAGAACTTCATCGAGGCCATCCTGGGCGAAGCGGAAGTGCAGGCCCCGCCGATCTGCGGACTGCGCGTCGTGCAATTGACCGAGGCGGCCTACAAGTCGGCCGAGAGCGGCAAGCCCGAAGCCGTGGGTTGA
- a CDS encoding class I SAM-dependent methyltransferase — MTDQDRERQYTMGRSDEETDRLIEQSRLLRPITERFLRSAGLARGMRALDIGSGAGDVALVAAELVGPEGEVVGVDMNPEILETARERVRQAGHRNVEFKAGDVHTLEIGGDFDALIGRLVLMYLPDPVATLKQLVTRLRPRGLVVFQEIDFTMTRSYSNEDTPLMRQLVDWIVEVFERSGANPNMGLDLHRVFIEAGLPEPTLDAGMLLGGSADWPGYSYVANSFRSVVPLLEHYGIATAEEVDIDTIPQRVREEIVAAKRPVVIPPHIGAWATKV; from the coding sequence ATGACGGATCAAGACCGCGAGCGGCAATACACGATGGGACGCAGCGACGAAGAGACGGATCGCCTGATCGAGCAGTCCCGGCTACTCAGGCCGATCACAGAGCGGTTTCTGCGGTCGGCCGGCCTGGCGCGGGGCATGCGGGCCCTCGATATCGGCAGCGGAGCGGGCGATGTGGCGCTGGTCGCGGCGGAGCTCGTGGGTCCGGAAGGAGAAGTCGTAGGCGTGGACATGAATCCGGAGATCCTGGAGACCGCCCGGGAACGGGTCCGGCAGGCGGGGCACCGGAACGTGGAGTTCAAGGCCGGCGACGTGCATACCCTGGAAATCGGCGGCGATTTCGACGCCCTGATCGGAAGGCTGGTGCTCATGTACCTGCCCGATCCCGTGGCCACACTCAAACAACTCGTAACCCGATTGCGTCCCCGCGGTCTCGTCGTATTCCAGGAGATCGATTTCACGATGACCCGATCGTACAGTAACGAGGATACTCCGCTCATGCGCCAGTTGGTTGACTGGATCGTGGAGGTATTCGAGCGATCCGGGGCGAACCCGAATATGGGACTTGATCTCCACCGAGTATTCATCGAGGCCGGCCTGCCCGAACCCACCCTGGACGCGGGCATGTTGCTGGGCGGATCCGCGGACTGGCCGGGGTATTCGTATGTCGCGAATTCCTTCCGAAGCGTCGTACCACTCTTGGAACACTACGGGATCGCAACCGCCGAAGAGGTGGACATTGACACCATTCCCCAGCGGGTCCGGGAGGAAATCGTCGCGGCGAAACGTCCCGTGGTCATTCCGCCGCATATTGGGGCGTGGGCGACGAAAGTGTGA
- a CDS encoding glutamine--tRNA ligase/YqeY domain fusion protein has product MSTEKPYRDFIREIIDADMESGKFGGKVMTRFPPEPNGYLHIGHAKSICLNFGVAEEYGGLCNLRFDDSNPETENVDFVEGIKRDIRWLGFDWEDRLYFASDYFDQLYAYALQLVDQGDAYVDSLTWEEMRDHRGTPTEPGRNSPYRDRTAAENRDFFERMQAGEFPDGAHVLRARIDMAHTNLTMRDPVLYRIRHAHHYRTGDKWRVYPMYDFTHCLSDSIEGITHSLCTLEFENNRPLYDWILDRLDVYHPQQIEFAPLSLAHTILSKRFYRPLIEEGVLSGWDDPRMPTLSGLRRRGYTPEAVRTLCDRIGVAKHHNLIDMALADFIIREDLNKRAPRVMGVLDPLKVVITNYPTDRTEQMEAVNNPEDESMGTRQVPFTREIYIERNDFMEDPPRKFFRLAPGREVRLRYGYYITCTDLIKDDDGQVVELHCTYDPESRGGTTPDGRKVRGTIHWVSAAHALDATVRLYDRLFSEPDPRPGEVDEEKSLLNPDSLKTVTDCKVEPGLAEAEPGVNYQFERLGYFCVDAVETQPNGPVFNRTITLRDTWAKIQQK; this is encoded by the coding sequence ATGAGCACAGAAAAACCATACCGGGATTTCATACGCGAGATCATCGACGCGGACATGGAGAGCGGGAAGTTCGGGGGCAAGGTGATGACTCGATTTCCCCCGGAACCGAACGGCTATCTCCATATCGGCCACGCCAAGTCGATCTGCCTGAATTTCGGTGTGGCGGAGGAGTATGGCGGGCTTTGCAACCTACGATTCGACGACTCGAATCCGGAAACGGAGAACGTGGATTTCGTCGAAGGGATCAAGCGGGACATCCGGTGGCTGGGGTTCGACTGGGAAGACCGCCTGTACTTCGCCTCGGATTACTTCGATCAACTGTACGCATATGCGCTACAACTCGTGGACCAGGGCGACGCGTACGTGGACAGCCTGACCTGGGAAGAAATGCGGGATCACCGGGGCACGCCCACGGAACCGGGCCGCAACAGCCCGTACCGCGACCGGACGGCTGCGGAAAACCGGGACTTCTTCGAACGCATGCAGGCCGGTGAGTTTCCGGACGGCGCGCACGTCCTGCGGGCCCGGATCGACATGGCCCATACCAACCTGACGATGCGCGATCCCGTGCTTTACCGGATCCGGCACGCTCATCATTACCGCACCGGGGACAAGTGGCGCGTGTATCCCATGTACGATTTCACCCACTGCCTGTCGGATTCCATCGAAGGCATCACCCATTCGCTCTGCACCCTGGAGTTCGAGAACAACCGCCCGCTCTACGACTGGATCCTGGACCGGCTGGACGTCTACCATCCCCAGCAGATCGAGTTCGCGCCGCTGTCGCTGGCTCACACCATACTGTCGAAACGTTTTTACCGTCCGCTTATCGAGGAAGGCGTGCTGTCCGGGTGGGACGACCCCCGCATGCCCACGCTGTCCGGCCTGCGGCGCCGGGGATACACCCCCGAGGCCGTCCGGACCCTCTGCGACCGCATCGGCGTGGCCAAGCACCACAATCTCATCGACATGGCCCTGGCGGATTTCATCATCCGGGAAGACCTGAACAAGCGGGCACCCCGGGTCATGGGCGTGCTGGACCCGCTGAAGGTCGTGATCACCAATTACCCCACCGACCGCACCGAGCAGATGGAAGCCGTGAACAACCCGGAAGACGAGAGCATGGGGACGCGGCAGGTGCCTTTTACCCGTGAAATCTATATCGAGCGGAATGACTTCATGGAGGATCCGCCGCGGAAGTTCTTCCGGCTGGCGCCGGGCCGGGAAGTCCGCCTGCGCTACGGCTACTACATCACCTGCACGGACTTGATCAAGGATGATGACGGGCAAGTGGTCGAATTGCACTGCACCTACGATCCCGAATCGAGGGGCGGGACTACGCCGGACGGAAGAAAGGTACGCGGCACCATTCACTGGGTATCGGCCGCGCACGCCCTGGACGCCACCGTGCGCCTCTACGACCGGCTCTTCAGCGAACCGGATCCCCGTCCGGGCGAGGTCGACGAAGAGAAGTCGCTGTTGAATCCTGATTCGCTCAAGACCGTCACGGACTGCAAGGTCGAACCCGGTCTTGCGGAAGCCGAACCCGGCGTAAACTACCAGTTCGAGCGGCTGGGCTACTTCTGTGTTGATGCCGTCGAAACGCAGCCCAACGGACCGGTGTTCAACCGGACGATCACCCTGCGCGATACCTGGGCGAAGATCCAGCAGAAGTAG
- a CDS encoding sugar ABC transporter permease gives MKPRYAPYFFLAPFFALFGVFMVYPLFDSIRLSTYSVRGMQNQTFVGLENIERLIADPLFWTALWNTAYFAAGSLLLQLPVALALALLLSNARLKGRNLFRLSFFSPVLISGVFIAVIFYLLYDRRYGLVNQALGSEIQWLQDPDLVMPALVLAGVWRWAGFNMVYFLAGLQSIRQELYEAAAVDGAGPWQSFVHVTIPALKPVIAFVVITSMIGSFQLFDLPYVLTEGGPGNASMTMVMYLYKHGFEFINLGYAATIGWALAVIIGVISIIQVRLFGVFREN, from the coding sequence ATGAAGCCCCGGTACGCCCCCTACTTCTTCCTCGCGCCTTTCTTCGCGCTCTTCGGGGTCTTCATGGTCTACCCCCTGTTCGATTCGATCCGTCTTAGCACGTACAGCGTCCGGGGCATGCAGAACCAGACCTTTGTGGGCCTCGAGAACATCGAGCGGCTGATCGCCGACCCGCTCTTCTGGACCGCCCTCTGGAACACGGCCTATTTCGCCGCGGGCAGCCTGCTCCTGCAATTGCCCGTGGCCCTGGCCCTCGCCCTGCTCCTCAGCAACGCCCGCCTGAAAGGCCGGAACCTGTTCCGCCTTTCCTTCTTCTCGCCGGTGCTGATCTCCGGCGTGTTCATCGCCGTGATCTTCTACCTCCTGTACGACCGGCGCTACGGCCTGGTGAACCAGGCCCTCGGTTCCGAGATCCAGTGGCTTCAGGATCCGGACCTGGTCATGCCCGCCCTCGTGCTGGCGGGCGTATGGCGATGGGCGGGATTCAACATGGTCTACTTCCTCGCCGGGCTTCAGAGTATCCGCCAGGAGCTCTACGAAGCTGCGGCGGTGGACGGCGCGGGACCCTGGCAGAGCTTCGTGCATGTGACGATCCCCGCGCTGAAACCCGTGATCGCCTTCGTGGTCATCACCTCCATGATCGGCTCGTTCCAGCTCTTCGACCTGCCCTACGTGCTCACGGAGGGCGGTCCCGGCAACGCGAGCATGACCATGGTGATGTACCTGTACAAGCACGGATTCGAGTTCATCAACCTCGGCTACGCGGCGACCATTGGCTGGGCGCTGGCCGTGATCATCGGTGTGATCTCCATCATCCAGGTCCGGTTATTCGGCGTATTCAGAGAAAACTGA
- a CDS encoding sugar ABC transporter substrate-binding protein, translating into MNHLGKAPLIFGLLFLLAFPVIVFRGDDRSDTLEFWIFAQTHYDEFSARIPAFEAAHPGVKVELRLISKLHDKLLAAFLSGIGGPDLSEVEISSVGRFFKGTKEEIGFVDLTDRIEREGITDEFVQARLAPWSLGGRVYGLPRDVHPVMLLYRHDVYEEAGIDPSSIETWDDFVRETRPLARDDDGDGRPDRYPIMLSAHKPGHFWLLLLQNGGGMFDADGGVIIDNDIAVSTLEFYCSLLSEEQLAIPEFSQDPASYAAMKEGVILGVLAPDWYISFVRRFVPELEGKWRAMPLPAWRDGERRTSTWGGTMIAVTRQAENPDLAWEFAKFAYMDDEALANRYRKTFIIPPIRSAWSNPVYGESETYLDGQVLGRSLTELAPDIPGFHLNPYWAEANDLLRLAVYEAANGIRTPADALSNLAEQVRALRDNTAETE; encoded by the coding sequence ATGAACCACCTCGGCAAGGCACCCCTGATCTTCGGCCTGCTCTTCCTGCTGGCCTTTCCCGTCATCGTGTTCCGGGGCGATGACCGCTCGGACACACTGGAGTTCTGGATCTTCGCGCAGACGCACTACGATGAGTTCAGCGCGAGGATTCCGGCCTTCGAGGCGGCGCATCCCGGCGTCAAGGTCGAACTTCGGCTGATCTCGAAACTGCACGACAAGCTCCTGGCCGCCTTCCTGTCCGGCATCGGCGGACCCGACCTGTCCGAAGTCGAGATTTCATCGGTAGGCAGGTTCTTTAAAGGCACGAAGGAGGAAATCGGCTTCGTGGACCTGACCGACCGTATCGAGCGCGAAGGGATCACGGATGAATTCGTCCAGGCGCGCCTCGCACCCTGGTCCTTAGGCGGCCGGGTATACGGCCTGCCCCGCGATGTCCATCCCGTCATGCTCCTGTACCGTCACGACGTCTACGAGGAAGCGGGGATCGATCCGTCATCCATCGAAACCTGGGATGATTTCGTCCGCGAGACCAGGCCCCTTGCCCGCGACGATGACGGAGACGGGCGGCCCGACCGCTACCCGATCATGCTGAGCGCCCACAAGCCCGGCCATTTCTGGCTTTTGCTCCTGCAGAACGGCGGCGGCATGTTTGATGCGGACGGCGGGGTCATCATCGACAACGACATCGCCGTTTCCACCCTGGAATTCTACTGCAGCCTGCTCAGCGAGGAGCAGCTGGCCATCCCCGAATTCTCCCAGGACCCGGCCAGCTACGCGGCCATGAAGGAAGGCGTTATTCTGGGCGTGCTGGCACCGGACTGGTACATCAGCTTCGTACGGAGGTTCGTCCCGGAACTGGAGGGAAAATGGCGGGCCATGCCCCTGCCGGCCTGGCGGGATGGCGAGCGCCGCACTTCGACCTGGGGCGGCACCATGATAGCGGTCACCAGACAGGCCGAGAACCCGGATCTCGCCTGGGAATTCGCCAAGTTCGCCTACATGGACGACGAGGCCCTCGCGAACCGTTACCGCAAGACCTTTATCATTCCGCCGATCCGTTCGGCGTGGTCCAACCCGGTGTACGGCGAGTCCGAGACGTACCTGGACGGGCAGGTCCTGGGCAGAAGCCTTACGGAACTGGCGCCCGACATCCCCGGATTCCACCTGAACCCCTATTGGGCCGAGGCCAACGATCTGCTGCGGCTGGCTGTGTACGAAGCCGCCAATGGGATTCGGACGCCCGCCGATGCGCTGTCCAACCTGGCAGAGCAGGTCCGCGCGCTGCGGGATAACACAGCAGAGACCGAATGA
- a CDS encoding sodium:solute symporter family protein, with translation MSPEATILVVVVVYFTVVLGIGAAAFRRSQPTAEDYFLGGRLARSLVMFMALFGTNITPFLIMGISGLAYHHGYGVFGYTAAMAALIIPVAYYVIGYPAWIASRKLKAVTPAELLARRLDSPNLGRLLFIVYFVFMLPYLSTGVAGVGLAVDVFTQQAISFEVAAAGILVITLLYTTTGGMRATMWTNVFQGLVFGMFLYISIFVVAADFGGVSGVMQEVARRFPELTVTKDTAPFTTGNWFVWGMSMGLVVLAFPHLLVRVFAAKDVKSLKNSIRYYPIIMIGLMLVATLYGVWGRIEFPDFVGRDSDMVFPMVIRSHFGPLIQGLALAGILAAVMSTLDAQMLTLSSMLTRDVWYGLSQRRQVVLGRLFLVILGGIAYYIVILRPASIFALAQLSFSGFVTLTPIWLLGLHWRRFTAPGAITAIVAGNVVLVVMFYEWLPNPGLMPVAWSFMATSIVGVVVSLFTSPPPESVTDPVMTPIRQAMGDG, from the coding sequence ATGAGTCCTGAAGCGACCATTCTCGTCGTGGTAGTGGTGTATTTCACCGTGGTGCTGGGCATTGGCGCCGCCGCGTTCCGGCGGTCCCAGCCGACGGCCGAAGACTACTTTCTCGGAGGCCGCCTAGCCCGGTCGCTCGTCATGTTCATGGCCCTCTTCGGCACGAACATCACGCCCTTCCTGATCATGGGCATATCGGGCCTGGCCTACCATCACGGCTACGGGGTGTTCGGCTACACGGCGGCCATGGCGGCCCTGATCATACCCGTCGCCTACTACGTTATCGGCTACCCCGCCTGGATCGCGTCCCGGAAACTGAAGGCCGTGACACCGGCCGAACTCCTTGCGCGGCGGCTCGACAGCCCCAACCTCGGCCGCCTGCTTTTCATCGTGTACTTCGTCTTCATGCTGCCCTACCTGTCCACCGGCGTCGCCGGCGTGGGACTGGCTGTCGACGTGTTCACGCAGCAGGCCATCTCCTTCGAAGTCGCGGCGGCCGGCATTCTGGTCATCACGCTGCTCTACACCACCACGGGCGGCATGCGGGCGACCATGTGGACCAACGTGTTCCAGGGCCTCGTCTTCGGCATGTTCCTCTACATATCGATCTTCGTCGTCGCGGCGGATTTCGGCGGCGTCTCGGGCGTCATGCAGGAAGTCGCCCGGCGGTTCCCGGAGCTTACGGTCACGAAAGACACGGCGCCTTTCACGACGGGCAACTGGTTCGTATGGGGCATGTCCATGGGACTGGTCGTCCTCGCCTTTCCCCACCTGCTGGTGCGCGTATTCGCCGCGAAAGACGTGAAATCACTGAAGAACTCCATCCGGTACTACCCCATCATCATGATCGGATTGATGCTGGTAGCCACGCTCTACGGCGTCTGGGGACGCATCGAATTCCCGGATTTCGTGGGCAGGGATTCCGACATGGTCTTCCCCATGGTGATCCGCAGCCACTTCGGTCCCCTGATCCAGGGACTCGCCCTGGCCGGCATCCTGGCGGCGGTCATGTCCACCCTGGACGCCCAGATGCTCACCCTGTCGTCCATGCTCACCCGCGACGTGTGGTACGGGTTGTCCCAGCGCAGGCAGGTGGTGCTGGGCCGTCTGTTCCTCGTCATACTCGGTGGGATCGCCTATTACATCGTGATCCTCCGGCCGGCCTCCATCTTCGCCCTGGCCCAGTTGTCCTTCTCGGGTTTCGTCACGTTGACCCCCATATGGCTGCTCGGCCTGCACTGGCGACGGTTCACGGCCCCGGGCGCCATCACGGCCATCGTCGCGGGGAACGTCGTGCTCGTCGTCATGTTCTACGAGTGGCTGCCCAACCCGGGTCTCATGCCCGTCGCTTGGAGTTTCATGGCTACGTCCATCGTCGGCGTTGTGGTTTCGCTCTTCACGTCCCCGCCGCCCGAATCGGTTACCGATCCCGTGATGACCCCGATCCGGCAGGCGATGGGAGATGGTTGA